The following nucleotide sequence is from Melioribacteraceae bacterium.
ACAAAATTAAAACAAGCAGCTCAAGAGTTTGCTGGTAAATTTAAGAAAAGCGAATAGTAAAAGTTTTTATGGCTACATTACGCGACATAAAAAGTAGAATTAAGGGAGTCAAAAACACTCAGCAAATAACCAAAGCAATGAAAATGGTTGCTGCTGCGCGTTTACGTCGTGCTCAAGAAAATATCATAAATGCTCGCCCGTACTCGCGTAAAATAGCCGAAGTTCTCTCTAATTTAATAGCAATCGAAAAGGGTAGTGATAATCCACTTTTCCAAGAAAGAGAAGTTGAAAGTGTTGCGATTATAGTCGTTACCTCTGATAGAGGTTTATGCGGCGGATTCAACATGAATGCTATCAGAAAAGCTGAAGAGTTTATAAAAGAAAACTATTCTGAATTAAATAATGCAGATAAAGTTTCGCTCTATTGTGTCGGTAAAAAAGGTGTTGATCATTTTAAACGAAGAAATTATAAAGTTGCTGCTTCATATTCCGGTATTTTTTCAGATCTCAAATTTGAGTTTGCATCTGCGCTTACAACCGAGCTTACTGCAAAGTTTTTAAACAAAGAATACGATAAAGTATTTATTGTTTATAATGAGTTTAAATCTGTTATTCAACAAAATACAATTGCTAAACAGATTTTACCAATTGCTAAGTTTGAAGATAAATCTCAAGAAATTAACGATTCTAAACCTGTAGATTTTATTTATGAACCGGATAAACAATCGATAATAAATGCATTGTTGCCCAGACATTTAAAAGCGCAAGTGTGGACTTCATTGTTAGATTCGTATGCCGCTGAATTAGGTGCAAGAATGACAGCTATGGATATGGCAACAGAAAATGCTAAAGAACTTATTCGTACACTTAATATTCTTTATAATAAGGAACGACAAGCTGCAATTACAACTGAAATTTCTGAAATTGTATCCGGTGCTAATGCGCTTAGAGATGCTTAATATATTAAGATTTGAAAAGAATTGTTAATTTTGTATCTTTAACAGATTAGCCTATGTTTGATGATATAAGTCAAAAACTTGATAAAGCTTTAAAAAAAGTAACCGGTCAAGGTAGAATTACTGAAAATAATGTTTCTGATACTCTTCGTGAGATCAGACGTGTTCTTTTAGATGCTGATGTAAATTACAAAGTCGCTAAGCAATTGGTTGATGATGTAAAAGAAAAAGCAATGGGTAAAGAAGTTCTTGCTTCTGTTACTCCGGGTCAACTTATCACAAAAATATTTCATGATGAGTTAACTGAACTAATGGGCGGACGAAATCAAGAGATTCGTCTCAATCCATCCGGAGTTACGGTGATTCTGCTTGTGGGTTTGCAAGGTTCCGGTAAAACAACTTTTAGCGGTAAACTAGCAAAATATTTATCAAGCAAAAATCGAAAAGTAGTTTTAGCTGCCGCCGATATTTATAGGCCTGCAGCAATTGAGCAACTTAAGCAGCTAGGTACCAGTATTAATGTTCCTGTGTTTTCGATTGACGGAAGTAAAGATGCTGTTTTAATTGCGAGCGAAGCGGTACGATATGCGAAAGAGAATGATGCAAATACTGTAATCATCGATACAGCCGGAAGATTACATGTTGATGAAAAGTTGATGGATGAAGTTGCTGCAATTAAGGAAAAGGTAAAACCTTCTGAAACCTTATTTGTGGTTGACTCGATGACCGGTCAGGATGCGGTAAATTCCGCAAAAGCATTTCATGACCGTGTTGATTTTGACGGAATAGTTCTTACAAAAATTGATGGCGATTCGAGAGGCGGTTGTGCTCTTTCAATTAAATCTGTTGTCCAAAAACCGGTTAAATTTATTAGTCTCGGCGAAAAATTAGATTCAATTGAAAAATTTCATCCTGATCGCTTAGCTTCAAGAATTCTCGGTAAAGGTGATATTGTTTCTTTTGTTGAAAAAGCACAAGAAAATGTTGATCAGCAAGCAGCCGAAGATATTGAAAAGAAATTACTTTCGAATCAATTTGACTTTGAGGATTTCCTTAAGCAGATTAAAATGATAAAAAAAATGGGATCATTAAAATCTATATTGGGAATGATTCCTGGGATGAATAAATCGATACAAAATGCAGATGTTGATGATAAGCAAATTGTAAAAGTTGAATCGATTATTCAATCAATGACAAAGCAAGAAAGAAAAAATCCCAAAGTATTAAACGGAAGCCGCCGTAAAAGAATAGCTATTGGAAGTGGCAATTCAATTCAAGATGTTAATAGATTGCTAAAGCAATTTAAAGAAATGCAAAAAATGATGAAGATGTTCAGTTCCAAAGGCGGCAAAAAGATGCTTGGTAAATTTGGGAATATGAGTTTTAATTAATAAATGTAAATTATAATAGGAGTATTAAACTTGGCAGTTAAGTTAAGATTACGAAGAATGGGTAAGAAGCGACAACCAATTTATAAATTAGTTGCTGCAGATGTTCGTTCACCTAGAGACGGAAGATTCATTGAATCTATTGGTCTTTATAACCCTAAAACTGAACCGACGACTATTGAAATTAATGAAGAGAGAGCGTTATATTGGTTAGGTGTTGGTGCTCAACCTACTACAACAGTTAAAAATCTTTTATCCGGTGAAGGAATTCTCTTTAAAAGAGAGTTAATTAAGAAAGGATTATCAGAAGCTGATGTAGCAAAGGAAATGGAAGAGTGGCTAGGTAAGCGAGAAGCAAGAATAGCTGATTCTAGAAGTAAAGCTGAAAAGGCAAAAGCCGAAGCTGAGAAAGCTAAGGCTAAAGCTAAAGCAGATGAAGAAAAAGCAAAAGCAGAAGCTGAAGCAAAAGCGAAACAAGAAGCAGAAGCCGCAGCAGCTGCTGAAAACAAAGACGAAGTTGAACCGGCTCAAGCCGAAGAAGAGAAATCAGAAGATTCTAAAGAATAATTTTTCTCTTTGCCTTGCGGGGCAAAGACAACTTATTGTCTAATAATCTTAAGGTATTCCTATGAAGGAATTTATTGAATTCATCGCAAAGCATTTAGTTGACAGTCCGGATAACGTTTCTATTGAAGAAGCAACACCGGATGAAAAAACAATCGAATTGACTCTCAAAGTTGGTCAAGACGATGTTGGTAAGGTAATTGGCAAGCAAGGTAAGACTGCTCAAGCTATGCGAACTCTGCTTACTGCCATTGCTGCTAAAGATGGAAAAAGAGCAATACTAAAAATTCTTGATTAAACTTAAGTGGATTTGCAAGAATTTCTTTTTGTTGCCCAATTAAAATCTACAGTCAACAAAGATGGTTACCTGATCCTTAAGAATTATAGCGATTCTTCTGAAGTATTAGAGAACCAAAAAATTGTTTTTATCGATGTCTTTGGCGATAAAAGAAAATTTTTCGTCGAAGACTTTTATTTTTCGGGTGAACAACCCGTAATTAAGTTTAAGAATTTCGATTCTCGAGAAGATGTAAATTTTCTTGTAGGTAAAGATATTTTTGTTGAAAGCATTCATTTGCCCGATGTTAAGCCGGATGAATTTTTCATTCATGAGTATATCGGTGCGAAGATATTTAGATCATATGAGTTCTTTGGTATTCTGATTAATGTTGAAAGTTATCCGGGTAATGATGTTCTTGTTATTAGAGATCTTAACGGAAAGGAAATTTTAATACCTCTTGTTACGGATTTTATAGAACGAATTGATAAGGATAAAAAAGAAATTCATCTTAACCCGGGAATGGATCTTAACTATGATGAGATTTGATATCATATCTGCAGTGCCTGATTTATTGGTCAGTCCGATAAGTTATAGTATTATTAAACGAGCACAAGATAGAAATTTGGTTGAGATTCATATACACAATCTTCGAGATTATGCATACGATAAACATAAGCAGATTGATGATAAACCGTTCGGTGGCGGACCCGGAATGCTCCTCAAACCCGAACCGTTCTTTGAATGTATTGAAAAATTGAAAAGTGAGAGAGAATATAATCATATAATTTTTACTTCACCAAAAGGTAAAAAGTATTCTCAGAAAATCGCGAATCAACTATCACTTGCAAATAATATTTTGATTATCACAGGACATTATAAAGGGATTGATGATCGCGTAAGAGAAGTTTTTGCTACAGATGAATACTCAATTGGTGATTTTGTTCTAAGTGGTGGTGAATTACCGGCATTGGTAATCATTGATTCAGTTATCAGATTGATCCCCGGCGTTCTGAATGATAGTGAATCGGCATTAAATGATTCTCTAATGGATGGCGAAAGTGTTGAAGCACCTTATTTCACACGCCCGGCCGAATACAAAGGTTTGAAAGTTCCCGATGTATTGTTAAGCGGTAACTTTGCAAAAATAAATGAATGGAAAGAAGCACAGTCAAAATTTTTGACAGAAAAGTGGAAAAAAAATAATTCTTCGGAGTAGTTATGGATAAGATACAAGAAATACTAAAAGATCAGTTACGCACTGATTTACCGGAATTTAAAACCGGTGACAGAGTTCGTGTTCACGTTCGAGTTATTGAAGGTGATAAAGAAAGAATTCAACCGTTTGAAGGCGATGTTATAAGTATAAGAGGCGGAGCTTCAGACAAAACTTTTACAGTTAGAAAAATCTCAAGCGGTGTTGGTGTTGAAAGAATTTTCAATTACAACTCACCAAAGATTGCTAAAGTAGAAGTTGTGAAAGAAGGTAAAGTAAGAAGAGCTAAACTTTATTACTTGAGAAATCTTTCAGGTAAAGCTGCTAGAATTAAAGATAAGAATATTCAGTAGTTTTAAATTGTTTTTCTCAGCCGCTATATTTAGCGGCTTTTTTATTTTAAAGAATTAGGTGTAATTATGAAAATTATTATTCCGCAAAATATTTATGCGGCTTTTATTGCAATGTCACTTCCTGATGAGTTAAAGAAGAACATTGTAGTTAAACCTTCTGCTTTGATTTGTAATGAATTACAGAACGATGCTTCGGCAATCGGATTAATACCTTCACTCGATATTTTCAAACATAGAGAACTGTATATCTCTTCTAAGCTGGGATTATCATTTGATGGTGTGCTTTCAAATACTTATATATATTTTCAACCCGATCAGCTTGGATTTACAAATTTATTCTTACGTGGTGATGTTTCGACTAATGAAATTATTTTGAGCAAAATACTTTTCTCTGAAAGATATTCTCAAGATGTAAATATTGTTTTGGATACAGCCGAATTTGATCTTGATAACAATAATTATATAGTAGTTGGAAATGAAAATTTAGACTATAATCCAATCGATAAAGGAATGAGCTTCGCTGATCAAGTCGCGTCTTTAATTGATTATCCTTATGTTAATTTTATCTGGGCATCTAAATCAGAGGGAAACTTGTTGGAGCTTCAGCAATCACTTCCCGAACTCGATAAAAAAATTGAGGACAATATTGAGAAATATTTATCTAAGATAGATATCCAAGATAATTTGTACGACTCAATTGTTGCTGAGTTGAACTCAGTTTATTTTGAAATGACTGAAAACGAAAAAGAAGCTCTTGTTGAATTGATTAAACTACCATTTTATAGCGGTATTTTTGACGAAATAATTGAATTGAAGTTTGTATAAAAAAAATCCCGCAACTATTAATTTGCGGGATTTTACAAAATGATTCGGCTTCTAAATTGCTGTATGAGAAACAGTTAATACATTAGGATTATTTCTTATTGCCGCGAGCATTTCATCTGTAGCTGATAATTTTAATTTCATCGTACAACAAGCTACTATTCCGCCGTCAAATATAATATTTTCAACTTCCTCGATATTTATTTCACCTTGTCTAAGCACATCCATAATTGATGCGAGCACACCGGGTTTATCATAATGTTTAACGACTAATTGATAATGCGCGTCAGTTATTTTAGCTCTGTTAACCCAGTGATCGATAACACCACTATTAATAAAGTCCAATATAATCTGAATTGCTTCTTCGGCAACGGCATTTTGTGCTTGATCAGTCGATGCACCAATATGATGTGTAACATAAATTCCATCCACATCTTGAAGATTTGATTTAACTTCGCCGGATTTTTGTTCCGGTTCGTCCATGAAAACATCTAAACCAGCACGTATTCCTTTTTCTTTAACAGCTTTTATTAACGCATCTTCATCAACAACACCGGGTCTTGAAGTATTGATAAAATATGCACCATTTTTCATATAAGAAAACATCTTGTCATTAAACAAACCCTTTGTATTAGGTGTTAATGGTAGATGGAGAGAAACAACATCTGCAATTGGTAGTACTTGATCAAATTCTGAGAAATCTTTGTATTCAACTCCTTCAATTCTGGAAATATCCTTGCCGTAAACATTCATACCAAATGCTTTTGCTCGAATTGCAACCTCACGTCCGATATTTCCTAATCCTACAATCGCTATTGTTTTTCCGTATAAACCGTTAGCTTTTGAGTAAGCAGCTTTGTTCCATTTACCTGCTCTAAAATCCGAAACATTATCGGGAATTTGTCTATCTAGAGAAATAATTAATCCCATTGCTAACTCTGCAACAGCAATAGCGTTTTTACCGGGACAGTTAGCAACATAAACACCTTTTTTGTTTGCGGCAGCAACGTTTATATTATTATAACCGGCGCCTGCTCTAATAATAAGATTTAACTTTTTTGATTTCTCTATTGTTTCTGCATTTACTACAGTAGATCTGACTACAATTATATCAACATCTTCTGCTGCTTTTGGTAAATCATTTTCTCCGAGTTTTGGTTCATAAATAACTTCGAGGTCATGATCACGAAGTTTCTGAACATATTGCTCGGGTAATTTGTCGGCAATCAATACTTTCATTTTTTCACTCATTTCATCCTCACGTTTGAATTTGATATTACTTCATCATCGGAATTTTTACACCGAATTTTTTTGCATTATTTATTGCTCTATCATATCCGGCATCGGAATGACGAATTATTCCCATACCCGGATCATAAGTTAAAACTCTCTCTAATCTTTTTTCAGCTTCTTTTGTTCCGTCGGCAACGATTACCATTCCGGCATGGATCGATTTTCCGATTCCAACACCGCCACCATGATGAATCGAAACCCAACTTGCACCACCAATAGCATTCATCAATGCATTTAGAATTGGCCAATCAGCAATTGCATCGCTCCCGTCTTTCATTGCTTCGGTTTCTCTATAAGGTGAAGCTACCGAACCGCAATCCAAATGGTCCCTTCCGATTACAATCGGGGCTTTCACTTTTCCGGATGCAACTAAATCATTAAATATTTTACCCATCTTTGCTCGATCGCCATATCCCAGCCAACAGATGCGAGTTGGTAATCCCTGAAAGTGAACTTTCTTTTGTGCCATTTTAATCCAACGGATTAATGCCTCGTCTTCAGGAAAAGTTTCCATCACTGCTTTATCGGTTTCAAATATATCATCTGGATCACCGGATAAGGCAGCCCATCTAAACGGACCTTTTCCGTCGCAGAAGAGTGGGCGAATATATTCAGGTACAAATCCGGGTATGTCGAAAGCATTTATAACTCCGTTTTCTTTTGCCTCACCACGGATGTTATTCCCATAATCAAATGTAATTGCACCTTTCTTCTGGAAATTTAACATAGCTTTTACGTGCGCTACAATTGTTGCTCTAGATTTCTGAATATATTGTTCGGGATCAGATTTTCTTAATTGAAGTGCTTCTTCAAAACTCATTCCCATTGGAACATAACCACTTAACACATCATGAGCTGATGTTTGATCGGTTAAGATATCGGGGATAATTCCTTTTTCTAAAATTGCCGGTAAAACTTCACCAGCATTACCGACAAGTCCAACAGATAACGCTTGTCTGTTCTTCTTTGCATCTAAAACTAGTTTTAATGCTTCCGATAAATCATAATTTATCTTATCAATGTAACCGGTCTCTAATCTTTTTTGGATTCGTTTTTCATCAACGTCTATACCCAAGAAAGCCGCACCATTCATAGTTGCTGCGAGCGGTTGAGCACCGCCCATTCCGCCAAGTCCGGCGGTTAAAACAAATTTACCTTCAAGAGTTCCGCCAAAATGTTGATTAGCGCATTCGGAAAATGTCTCATAAGTTCCCTGAAGAATTCCTTGTGTGCCGATGTAAATCCAGCTTCCTGCGGTCATTTGTCCGTACATTGTTAAACCAAGATTTTCCAGACGTCTGAATTCGTTCCAATTTGCCCAATCGGGGACTAGCATTGAATTTGAAATTATAACTCTTGGTGCATCGATGTGAGTTTTAAAAATTCCAACCGGTTTGCCGGATTGAACTAAAAGAGTCTCATCGTTTTCTAATTTTTTAAGTGATTCAATAATTGCATTGTATGATTCCCAATTTCTTGCTGCTTTACCTGAACCACCATATACAATTAATTCTTCGGGTTTTTCTGCGTTATCAGGATCAAGATTATTCATTAACATTCTCATCGCGGCTTCTTGAATCCAGCCTTTGCATGATAAATCTGTTCCTCTTGGAGATCTGATTTCTTTTTTCTCTGAATCCATTTTAATCACTAAAGTGTATTAATAAAATATTTTTATACTGTTTCAGCATTGATTTTAACAGCCACTTTTTTAGAAACCAACTTTTGTCTACTTGTTTCTCTAAATTTTTTACATTCTCTTTTAGGTTGACTGAAAGTCTTGTTGATTCGTCTTTGGTAAGTTTTGTTTCTTCATTACCTTCTTGTAGTTTTTCTAAAAGAGATTGAAAAACCTTTATTTCACGATAAAACTTTTCGTCCGAAGAGAGTTGGTTTAAAACTTGTTTACAAAAAGTGGTAAGTATTTTCCTTTCGTTTGAATCAAACGAATAACTGTAATTCTTGAAAAGTTTCTTTGCCATAATTATTCTTTCAAAGACAGAAGCTTTTCTCTTATACTTTGATAACCGGGTTTAATAACATCGTAGATATATTTCAGCCTTTCATCATAAGGTATAAAGGCAGATTTCATCGCGTTTATATTTAGCTTTTCGATGTCGTCCAAACTAATATCAAACATTTCGGTTGCTGTAAGATATTCTTTTGTAAGAGTTGTATCGCTCATTAACCTATCATCAGTATTAAGAAAAACTCTGAATTTCTGTTTAAATAGTTTTATAAATGGGTGATTTTCTAATTTATCGACTGCACCTGTATGAACATTACTCAATAAGCAAATTTCAATCGGAAGTCTTGTATCTAAAACATATTGAGCCAATTCACCAAGAGCAATTACGTTACCGTCTTTATCAAAGCTTATATCTTCGGTTAATCTAGTTCCGTGTCCGATTCGGTGGGCACCACAAAATTGAATTGCCTGCCAGATAGATTCTTTACCAAATGCTTCCCCAGCATGAATTGTTATGTGAAAATTTGCTCTTTGAATAAATTGAAATGCATCTACATGTTTTTTTGGCGGATACCCACCTTCTTCGCCTGCTAAGTCAAATCCAACAACCCCTTTATTCCGAAAATTAACTGCTAGTTCTGCGATCTCCAAAGTATTTTTCATATTGCGCATACCGCATAGAATTAAACCGAACCCTACTCCGAATTTTTCTTTCCCTTCATTCAATCCCTCAAGAACGGCATCAATAACATCGTCATAATGCAAACCTTTTTCGGTATGAAAAACCGGAGCAAAACGAGTTTCGATATAACAAACTCCGTCTTTTGACATGTCCTCCATCATTTCAAATGCAATTCGTTTTAACGAATCCTTAGTTTGCATCAATGCTATTGTGTGTTCAAATCCTTGCAGATACTCAACAAGATTACCTTTATTTGCTCCTCGGTGAAACCAATCAGCCAATTCACCCGGATCTGAGGTAGGCAACCTTTTATATTTATATTCTTTGGCTAATTCAACAATAGTTTCAGGCCTTAATCCACCATCAAGATGGTCATGAAGTTGAACTTTTGGGGCTAATTTTATTATTTCTTCTGTTTTCATATTTATTTTCCTCTTTCTCAAAAATATCCTTTTAGTGTCCGAAAATCAATTTATAACGGTCAAAATCGGTTTTTATTATGGATCTTGAAATATGATAAAATTGAAAAAAACATCACCATTTCTGAAGATTGTATCAAACAATATGCTGTTAATTGGATTAATTAATCTTGATTATCGGGTCTCAAATTGGTAATTTTCTCGACAGATTAAACTAAAATTCTTATAAAAGGGAGAAATAATGAAACGTGTTATTGTAATAATAAGTTTATTGGCGATGATATTTGGAATAACTGCTTTCCAATGTGCATCGACTGAAATCACGAGCGCCCGTTTGTATATGCAGCAAGATAATAATGAAAAGGCGAAAGAAGCTTTGATGAGAGAGATCCAAGCAAACCCAAAAAGTGATGAGGGTTATTATCTGTTAGGATACTTATATGGCGAAGAAGGTGATTATGCTAAGATGACCGAGTATTTCGGAAAATCTATTGAAATCAGTAATAAATTTGCTAAAGAAATTCAGGACAGTAGAAATTATCACTGGGCTGATAACTTTAATAAAGGTGTTGCATTCTTTAACCGTGCAGCTCAAACCAATAATGAAGATTCTACACAAATGTTTTTTGATAAATCGATTGAGAGATTTGAAAACGCAATATTAGTTCAACCTGATTCAACAGATACTTATAAAAATCTTACCTTTGCTTATATCAATGCCGGTAGAATTGACGAAGCTGTTGAACCGTTGAAAAATCTAATCGCTAAAGAAGGTTCCGCGGAATCTTACACAATGCTTGGAGAGATTTATATTACACAAGGACAAAATTTGAAATCAGCATTTCAGACTTCTGGTGATGCTGCTGATAGTATCAAGGCTAATCAAAAGTTTGAAGAAGCTGTTAGTGTGCTTGAAAAAGGCCATGATAAATACCCAAACAACGGTGAAATTCTTCTTTTCTTATCAAATGCGTATATCAATGCAAATAAATTAGATATAGCAATGAATGCCTTTAAAGAAGGTGTTGCCCAAGATCCTAACAATAAATATTATAGATATAACTATGGTGTTTTATTATTAGAAGCGAATGATTTTGACGGTGCCGAAGATCATTTCCTAAAAGCCATTGAACTTGATCCGGATTATTCAAACGCAATTTACAATTTAGCGGCTACTTATGTTAAATGGGGAACACAGTTAAGGGATAAAGCTGAAGCAGATGGTGTTGAAGATGATTCATTTAAAGAAAAATTCAACTTAGCTCTTCCTCATTTAGAAAAGTATTTGGAACTTAATCCTGATGATGCACAAATTTGGGAACTACTCGGTCGTGTTTATGCAAATTTAGGTATGACCGAAAAATCAATGGAAGCCTTTGATATGGCTGACAAGAAAAGATAATTAATTAGAAATTTATTATATATACCCACATATCTGATTAGGTGTGTGGGTTTTTTATTGGAGGAAATATGAGTCAACAAAATGATCCGAAATCACAACAGTTAAAAATTGAATTGGGTGAAAAAGAAGCAGAAGGTATTTATTCAAATCTTGCAATAATTACTCATTCACCTGCAGAGTTTGTAATTGATTTTACTAGGGTTGTTCCAGGCGTTCCAAAAGCAAAAGTGCTTTCAAGAATTATTACAACTCCACAACATGCTAAAATGCTTCTGAAAGCTTTACAAGATAATATAGGTAAGTTTGAAAATAGGTTTGGCGAAATAAAGTTAGAAGGTCAGCCAGGTCATCAGTTTGGTTTTACGAATGTCGATAAAGATAGTACAATAAATTAATTGTAGATGTGTTCTCCTATTTGCTATTATTGTATAATTAATTGTAGTCTTTTTATAACCAATTAATTATTTTGAGAAAGCTTCAGTTTTTGATCTGAAACACAATTTAGTAATTTGAGATTACTTTATTTTCCGGTACAAAACCGAACATAAAAAGGCAGGGCACACATGAAAAAAATTATACTATTTATTCTGCTGGTAGGATTTTATTTACCGATACATTCACAGTCTTACCAAGTAGATTTGCAAGTCGCATCGTT
It contains:
- the atpG gene encoding ATP synthase F1 subunit gamma, whose product is MATLRDIKSRIKGVKNTQQITKAMKMVAAARLRRAQENIINARPYSRKIAEVLSNLIAIEKGSDNPLFQEREVESVAIIVVTSDRGLCGGFNMNAIRKAEEFIKENYSELNNADKVSLYCVGKKGVDHFKRRNYKVAASYSGIFSDLKFEFASALTTELTAKFLNKEYDKVFIVYNEFKSVIQQNTIAKQILPIAKFEDKSQEINDSKPVDFIYEPDKQSIINALLPRHLKAQVWTSLLDSYAAELGARMTAMDMATENAKELIRTLNILYNKERQAAITTEISEIVSGANALRDA
- the ffh gene encoding signal recognition particle protein is translated as MFDDISQKLDKALKKVTGQGRITENNVSDTLREIRRVLLDADVNYKVAKQLVDDVKEKAMGKEVLASVTPGQLITKIFHDELTELMGGRNQEIRLNPSGVTVILLVGLQGSGKTTFSGKLAKYLSSKNRKVVLAAADIYRPAAIEQLKQLGTSINVPVFSIDGSKDAVLIASEAVRYAKENDANTVIIDTAGRLHVDEKLMDEVAAIKEKVKPSETLFVVDSMTGQDAVNSAKAFHDRVDFDGIVLTKIDGDSRGGCALSIKSVVQKPVKFISLGEKLDSIEKFHPDRLASRILGKGDIVSFVEKAQENVDQQAAEDIEKKLLSNQFDFEDFLKQIKMIKKMGSLKSILGMIPGMNKSIQNADVDDKQIVKVESIIQSMTKQERKNPKVLNGSRRKRIAIGSGNSIQDVNRLLKQFKEMQKMMKMFSSKGGKKMLGKFGNMSFN
- a CDS encoding KH domain-containing protein → MKEFIEFIAKHLVDSPDNVSIEEATPDEKTIELTLKVGQDDVGKVIGKQGKTAQAMRTLLTAIAAKDGKRAILKILD
- the rimM gene encoding ribosome maturation factor RimM (Essential for efficient processing of 16S rRNA), which gives rise to MQEFLFVAQLKSTVNKDGYLILKNYSDSSEVLENQKIVFIDVFGDKRKFFVEDFYFSGEQPVIKFKNFDSREDVNFLVGKDIFVESIHLPDVKPDEFFIHEYIGAKIFRSYEFFGILINVESYPGNDVLVIRDLNGKEILIPLVTDFIERIDKDKKEIHLNPGMDLNYDEI
- the trmD gene encoding tRNA (guanosine(37)-N1)-methyltransferase TrmD, with product MMRFDIISAVPDLLVSPISYSIIKRAQDRNLVEIHIHNLRDYAYDKHKQIDDKPFGGGPGMLLKPEPFFECIEKLKSEREYNHIIFTSPKGKKYSQKIANQLSLANNILIITGHYKGIDDRVREVFATDEYSIGDFVLSGGELPALVIIDSVIRLIPGVLNDSESALNDSLMDGESVEAPYFTRPAEYKGLKVPDVLLSGNFAKINEWKEAQSKFLTEKWKKNNSSE
- the rplS gene encoding 50S ribosomal protein L19, whose amino-acid sequence is MDKIQEILKDQLRTDLPEFKTGDRVRVHVRVIEGDKERIQPFEGDVISIRGGASDKTFTVRKISSGVGVERIFNYNSPKIAKVEVVKEGKVRRAKLYYLRNLSGKAARIKDKNIQ
- a CDS encoding phosphoglycerate dehydrogenase yields the protein MSEKMKVLIADKLPEQYVQKLRDHDLEVIYEPKLGENDLPKAAEDVDIIVVRSTVVNAETIEKSKKLNLIIRAGAGYNNINVAAANKKGVYVANCPGKNAIAVAELAMGLIISLDRQIPDNVSDFRAGKWNKAAYSKANGLYGKTIAIVGLGNIGREVAIRAKAFGMNVYGKDISRIEGVEYKDFSEFDQVLPIADVVSLHLPLTPNTKGLFNDKMFSYMKNGAYFINTSRPGVVDEDALIKAVKEKGIRAGLDVFMDEPEQKSGEVKSNLQDVDGIYVTHHIGASTDQAQNAVAEEAIQIILDFINSGVIDHWVNRAKITDAHYQLVVKHYDKPGVLASIMDVLRQGEINIEEVENIIFDGGIVACCTMKLKLSATDEMLAAIRNNPNVLTVSHTAI
- the hutU gene encoding urocanate hydratase, yielding MDSEKKEIRSPRGTDLSCKGWIQEAAMRMLMNNLDPDNAEKPEELIVYGGSGKAARNWESYNAIIESLKKLENDETLLVQSGKPVGIFKTHIDAPRVIISNSMLVPDWANWNEFRRLENLGLTMYGQMTAGSWIYIGTQGILQGTYETFSECANQHFGGTLEGKFVLTAGLGGMGGAQPLAATMNGAAFLGIDVDEKRIQKRLETGYIDKINYDLSEALKLVLDAKKNRQALSVGLVGNAGEVLPAILEKGIIPDILTDQTSAHDVLSGYVPMGMSFEEALQLRKSDPEQYIQKSRATIVAHVKAMLNFQKKGAITFDYGNNIRGEAKENGVINAFDIPGFVPEYIRPLFCDGKGPFRWAALSGDPDDIFETDKAVMETFPEDEALIRWIKMAQKKVHFQGLPTRICWLGYGDRAKMGKIFNDLVASGKVKAPIVIGRDHLDCGSVASPYRETEAMKDGSDAIADWPILNALMNAIGGASWVSIHHGGGVGIGKSIHAGMVIVADGTKEAEKRLERVLTYDPGMGIIRHSDAGYDRAINNAKKFGVKIPMMK
- a CDS encoding adenosine deaminase encodes the protein MKTEEIIKLAPKVQLHDHLDGGLRPETIVELAKEYKYKRLPTSDPGELADWFHRGANKGNLVEYLQGFEHTIALMQTKDSLKRIAFEMMEDMSKDGVCYIETRFAPVFHTEKGLHYDDVIDAVLEGLNEGKEKFGVGFGLILCGMRNMKNTLEIAELAVNFRNKGVVGFDLAGEEGGYPPKKHVDAFQFIQRANFHITIHAGEAFGKESIWQAIQFCGAHRIGHGTRLTEDISFDKDGNVIALGELAQYVLDTRLPIEICLLSNVHTGAVDKLENHPFIKLFKQKFRVFLNTDDRLMSDTTLTKEYLTATEMFDISLDDIEKLNINAMKSAFIPYDERLKYIYDVIKPGYQSIREKLLSLKE
- a CDS encoding tetratricopeptide repeat protein — translated: MKRVIVIISLLAMIFGITAFQCASTEITSARLYMQQDNNEKAKEALMREIQANPKSDEGYYLLGYLYGEEGDYAKMTEYFGKSIEISNKFAKEIQDSRNYHWADNFNKGVAFFNRAAQTNNEDSTQMFFDKSIERFENAILVQPDSTDTYKNLTFAYINAGRIDEAVEPLKNLIAKEGSAESYTMLGEIYITQGQNLKSAFQTSGDAADSIKANQKFEEAVSVLEKGHDKYPNNGEILLFLSNAYINANKLDIAMNAFKEGVAQDPNNKYYRYNYGVLLLEANDFDGAEDHFLKAIELDPDYSNAIYNLAATYVKWGTQLRDKAEADGVEDDSFKEKFNLALPHLEKYLELNPDDAQIWELLGRVYANLGMTEKSMEAFDMADKKR
- a CDS encoding DUF3467 domain-containing protein; the protein is MSQQNDPKSQQLKIELGEKEAEGIYSNLAIITHSPAEFVIDFTRVVPGVPKAKVLSRIITTPQHAKMLLKALQDNIGKFENRFGEIKLEGQPGHQFGFTNVDKDSTIN